The Borreliella mayonii genome has a segment encoding these proteins:
- the tsaE gene encoding tRNA (adenosine(37)-N6)-threonylcarbamoyltransferase complex ATPase subunit type 1 TsaE, with protein MILEFKSEKKMINFSKSFFYPLPIGKIFVLTGDMGSGKTSFLKGLALNLGISYFTSPTYNIVNVYDFIDFKFYHIDLYRVFSLEEFELIGGLEILMDLDSIIAIEWPQIVLSIIPKDRLFSLTFKIVGSGRAVEFND; from the coding sequence TTGATTTTAGAATTTAAATCAGAAAAAAAAATGATAAATTTTTCCAAATCTTTTTTTTATCCTTTGCCAATTGGTAAGATATTTGTTTTAACTGGTGATATGGGATCTGGAAAGACTAGTTTTTTGAAAGGACTTGCCCTTAATCTTGGAATTTCTTATTTTACAAGTCCAACTTACAACATTGTTAATGTTTATGATTTTATAGATTTTAAATTTTATCATATTGATTTATATCGGGTGTTTTCTTTAGAAGAATTTGAGCTTATTGGGGGATTGGAAATACTTATGGATCTTGATTCAATTATTGCTATTGAATGGCCACAAATTGTTTTAAGTATTATTCCAAAAGACAGATTATTTTCTTTAACTTTCAAAATAGTCGGTTCAGGCAGGGCTGTAGAATTTAATGATTAA
- a CDS encoding flagellar hook-associated protein 3, whose translation MINRVSHPLTYENFKTSTAEQESKITKLLENLYKGKRIIKLRNDPTGVNHAIRLDNDIFKINVYIKNIGISKGNLRYTEGYLQSLTNILTRAKEIAVQGASGTYEADDKKMISKEVNALLEDVVAIANAKGPDGYSIFSGTKIDSEAFKVTRENKISKTSKDGAGPQIIKVEYNGNQAEKKTEVYNDVYMSNNYPGNTIFFLQNQNIISSINTNGFAVKENTKIYIDNIEIGLTKGDTALDIVAKINESSAPVEASIDPILNSLSIKTTTPHQIWITEEKESNVLQTLGILTKNNDTKLPPYNLSSSTEVRSRSIFDALIELRDTLYNNKEELVGSRSLAEIDESLKRLLTSVADLGAKENRLDRSYERISKEAADMKEDMVQYTDLDVTKAITNLNMASLAYQVSIGISAKIMQTTLLDFIK comes from the coding sequence ATGATAAATAGAGTAAGTCATCCATTAACATATGAAAATTTTAAAACCTCTACAGCAGAGCAAGAGTCTAAAATTACAAAACTTTTAGAAAACTTATACAAAGGTAAAAGGATTATAAAACTAAGAAACGATCCAACAGGTGTTAATCACGCAATAAGGCTAGATAACGACATATTTAAAATTAATGTATACATAAAAAATATTGGTATTTCTAAAGGCAACCTAAGGTATACGGAAGGATATTTACAATCTCTTACAAATATTTTAACACGAGCTAAAGAAATTGCCGTTCAGGGAGCAAGCGGAACTTATGAAGCAGATGATAAAAAAATGATATCAAAAGAAGTAAATGCTTTGCTTGAAGATGTTGTTGCAATAGCAAACGCCAAAGGACCTGATGGATACAGCATATTCTCAGGGACTAAAATTGATAGCGAGGCGTTTAAGGTGACTAGAGAGAATAAAATAAGCAAAACAAGCAAAGACGGTGCAGGCCCCCAAATAATCAAAGTAGAATACAATGGCAACCAAGCTGAAAAAAAAACAGAAGTATACAATGACGTGTATATGTCAAATAATTATCCTGGGAATACAATATTTTTCTTACAGAACCAAAATATTATCTCATCAATAAACACTAATGGATTTGCCGTAAAAGAAAATACAAAAATTTATATTGACAATATTGAGATAGGACTAACAAAAGGAGACACTGCTCTTGATATTGTTGCAAAAATCAATGAATCTTCAGCACCTGTTGAAGCAAGCATTGATCCGATTTTAAACTCATTGTCAATCAAAACTACAACTCCACACCAAATTTGGATAACAGAAGAAAAAGAATCAAATGTTTTACAAACACTTGGAATACTTACTAAAAACAATGACACCAAACTACCTCCTTACAACCTTTCTAGTAGTACAGAAGTTAGAAGCAGGTCTATTTTCGATGCGCTTATTGAGCTTAGAGACACACTTTACAATAACAAAGAAGAGCTTGTTGGAAGTAGAAGCCTGGCAGAAATTGACGAAAGCTTAAAAAGATTACTTACATCCGTTGCAGATCTTGGAGCAAAAGAAAATAGACTTGATAGAAGCTATGAAAGAATAAGCAAAGAGGCTGCAGACATGAAAGAAGATATGGTCCAATACACCGATCTTGACGTAACAAAAGCAATAACAAATTTAAATATGGCAAGCTTAGCTTATCAAGTATCTATAGGAATCTCTGCTAAAATAATGCAAACAACTTTATTGGATTTTATAAAATAG
- the tsaB gene encoding tRNA (adenosine(37)-N6)-threonylcarbamoyltransferase complex dimerization subunit type 1 TsaB — MINTLAFEYSYKALIVYCKINDKNFSLVELKSNFNFSIPKIFNDFVIKNNIDLNQIELIINSCGPGSFTGLRISLSFVKGLSLGLSIPFVNISTLDVFANLVKNSPSVIVLTFTAGKYFLGYYKNCELIGKILCFSKEDLFEYLNQINPNSVLIGNNLDDLFKEFNYKFKIIENLGSFGRILTELGIAKYLKNRKSDDILSGPLYIRQSDAEVNFHS; from the coding sequence ATGATTAATACACTTGCATTTGAATATTCATATAAAGCATTAATAGTTTATTGTAAAATTAATGATAAAAATTTTTCATTGGTTGAGCTTAAATCAAATTTTAATTTTAGTATTCCAAAAATTTTCAATGATTTTGTAATTAAAAATAATATTGATCTTAATCAAATTGAATTAATTATAAATTCTTGTGGCCCTGGTTCTTTTACTGGCCTTAGAATTAGTTTAAGTTTTGTCAAAGGTCTTTCTTTAGGTCTTTCTATTCCTTTTGTCAATATTTCCACATTAGATGTTTTTGCAAATTTAGTTAAAAACAGCCCCAGTGTAATTGTATTAACTTTTACTGCGGGTAAATATTTTCTTGGGTATTATAAAAATTGCGAATTGATAGGGAAGATTTTGTGTTTTTCTAAGGAAGATTTGTTTGAATATCTAAATCAGATTAATCCAAATTCAGTACTTATTGGGAACAATCTTGATGATCTTTTCAAAGAATTTAATTATAAATTTAAAATCATTGAAAATTTAGGTTCGTTTGGAAGAATTTTGACAGAACTTGGGATAGCTAAATATTTAAAAAATCGCAAAAGTGATGATATTTTGTCAGGACCTCTTTACATAAGACAAAGTGATGCAGAGGTTAATTTTCATTCTTGA
- the infC gene encoding translation initiation factor IF-3 gives MINRNANRDRDRSRSNDKELKINYRIKAREVRVIFENGTQEVLSIEDAIKKAKEAGLDLVEVSPNVSPPVCKIIDYGKYKFHQEKRQKEQKKNQKVIKLKEVRMQPKIDAHDLDFKSKNILGFLKDGNKVKVTIRFRGRELAHTYLGYGILNSILEKVGDVNYVLESAAKMEGKTMFLIVAPKFKK, from the coding sequence ATGATAAATAGAAATGCCAATAGAGATAGGGATAGGTCCAGATCAAATGACAAGGAATTGAAAATTAATTACAGAATTAAGGCTCGTGAGGTAAGAGTTATTTTTGAAAATGGAACACAAGAGGTTTTATCAATTGAAGATGCTATTAAAAAAGCAAAAGAAGCTGGGCTTGATTTGGTTGAGGTTTCTCCTAATGTATCTCCTCCGGTTTGTAAGATTATTGATTATGGGAAATATAAATTCCATCAAGAAAAGCGTCAAAAAGAGCAAAAAAAGAATCAAAAAGTAATTAAACTTAAGGAAGTCAGAATGCAGCCAAAGATAGATGCTCATGACCTTGATTTTAAATCAAAAAATATTTTAGGCTTTCTTAAAGATGGTAATAAAGTTAAGGTTACAATAAGATTTAGAGGTCGTGAACTTGCCCACACATATTTAGGATATGGTATCTTAAATAGCATTCTTGAAAAGGTAGGGGATGTGAATTATGTTTTGGAATCTGCGGCTAAAATGGAAGGAAAAACAATGTTTTTGATTGTAGCGCCTAAGTTTAAAAAATAA
- the fliW gene encoding flagellar assembly protein FliW: MINEKSIEFDFPEGILGFENIKKFIIKDSKYKPFSIMQSINKDVSFLVTSPLNFLSEYLPNIQEKDWLDIKAKAEDEKVILCIINMHVNDYKDITANLKAPIIINKKKLLGKQAICTNEKYSLHHKVFKE, translated from the coding sequence ATGATAAATGAAAAAAGCATAGAATTTGATTTTCCCGAAGGAATACTTGGATTTGAAAACATTAAAAAATTTATAATAAAAGACTCTAAATACAAGCCTTTTTCTATTATGCAATCCATCAATAAAGACGTAAGTTTTTTGGTGACATCTCCTTTAAACTTTTTAAGCGAATACTTGCCAAATATCCAGGAAAAGGATTGGTTGGACATTAAAGCAAAAGCAGAAGATGAAAAAGTTATACTATGCATAATTAATATGCATGTTAATGATTATAAAGACATTACAGCTAACCTAAAAGCACCAATCATAATAAACAAAAAAAAATTACTTGGAAAACAAGCTATATGCACAAATGAAAAATACTCACTACACCATAAAGTTTTCAAGGAATAA
- the csrA gene encoding carbon storage regulator CsrA, which translates to MLVLSRKVNESIKINSDIEVLILEIKKDTVKIAIKAPESIKIFRSEIYEFIIEENKKSLLKDKHNISKIKSLFNHYFKNEN; encoded by the coding sequence ATGCTAGTATTGTCAAGAAAAGTAAATGAAAGTATTAAAATAAACTCTGATATTGAAGTTTTAATATTAGAGATAAAAAAGGATACTGTTAAAATAGCAATTAAGGCTCCTGAAAGCATTAAAATATTTAGATCTGAAATTTATGAATTTATTATAGAAGAAAATAAAAAATCACTACTAAAAGACAAACACAATATAAGCAAAATTAAAAGCCTATTCAATCATTATTTCAAGAATGAAAATTAA
- the rpmI gene encoding 50S ribosomal protein L35, translating to MANKMKTRKSAKKRYSVTVNGKVKYKKQNLRHILTKKSSKRKRNLRKSGNLSCFEVKRIKTLLPYG from the coding sequence ATGGCAAATAAAATGAAAACACGCAAAAGTGCAAAAAAAAGGTATTCTGTTACTGTAAATGGTAAAGTTAAGTATAAAAAACAAAATTTAAGGCATATTTTGACAAAAAAATCTTCTAAGCGTAAGAGAAATTTAAGGAAATCGGGCAATCTTTCTTGTTTTGAAGTTAAAAGAATTAAAACTTTATTACCTTATGGTTAA
- a CDS encoding TatD family hydrolase encodes MTDCLLEAEKSIFFDKLIDTHVHFYELKKRSLDVNCIINECFKNGFSYFLDVGLHPSDFNDRKDLLSPYSNVFLTSGIHPLNLSDHFKDDIKQLEKILISENVVAVGEIGLDYFKADNKGFQIKVFEEQLYLASKYKKPVILHIRDAYDDAYNIVRSLNFLNRGILHCYSGTYEYAKKFIDLGFKVSFSGNITFKNAEPLRILVGKLNTNDLLIETDSPFLAPVPLRGKINSPLFLGYVCLEIARIKNCSVNDIAIAVYNSFKDLLLLH; translated from the coding sequence ATGACGGACTGCTTGCTTGAAGCTGAAAAATCTATTTTTTTTGATAAATTAATAGATACCCATGTTCATTTTTATGAATTAAAGAAAAGATCTTTGGATGTCAATTGCATTATTAATGAATGTTTTAAAAACGGCTTTTCTTATTTTCTTGATGTTGGCTTGCACCCTAGTGATTTTAATGATAGAAAAGATCTTTTAAGTCCTTATTCTAATGTGTTTTTAACATCAGGTATTCATCCTTTAAATTTAAGTGATCATTTTAAAGATGATATTAAGCAGCTTGAAAAGATTTTGATTAGTGAAAATGTTGTTGCTGTTGGCGAGATAGGTCTTGATTATTTTAAAGCAGATAACAAGGGATTTCAAATTAAAGTTTTTGAAGAGCAATTGTATTTGGCTAGTAAATATAAAAAGCCAGTTATTTTACATATAAGAGATGCGTATGATGATGCCTATAATATTGTAAGGTCTTTAAATTTTTTAAATAGGGGCATATTACATTGTTATTCAGGAACTTATGAGTATGCTAAAAAATTTATTGATTTGGGATTTAAAGTTTCTTTTTCAGGTAATATAACTTTTAAAAATGCAGAACCCTTAAGGATTCTTGTTGGCAAATTAAATACCAACGATCTTTTAATAGAAACCGATAGTCCTTTTTTAGCTCCAGTGCCATTGAGAGGTAAAATAAATTCACCTTTGTTTTTAGGATATGTATGCCTTGAGATTGCAAGGATTAAAAATTGCTCTGTTAATGATATTGCTATTGCTGTATACAATAGCTTTAAAGATCTTTTATTGTTGCATTAA
- the rplT gene encoding 50S ribosomal protein L20: protein MARAKNGTVHVARRKRILKKTKGFWGTKKSNYKKAKDTLRKGMMYATRDRKARKRDFRRLWISRISAALSDTGISYSRFIEGLLKSNIKINRKILSNLAIEDVEAFKKIVLEIRK from the coding sequence ATGGCTAGGGCTAAAAATGGCACAGTTCACGTTGCAAGGCGTAAGCGAATTTTAAAGAAAACAAAAGGGTTTTGGGGTACAAAAAAGAGTAACTACAAAAAAGCTAAGGATACCTTGAGAAAGGGTATGATGTATGCTACAAGAGATAGGAAGGCTAGAAAAAGAGATTTTAGACGCTTGTGGATTTCAAGAATTTCGGCTGCTTTAAGTGATACTGGGATTAGTTATTCAAGATTTATTGAGGGTTTATTGAAATCTAATATAAAAATTAATAGAAAAATTTTGTCTAATTTGGCGATTGAAGATGTTGAAGCTTTTAAAAAAATTGTTTTAGAAATAAGAAAATGA